Proteins encoded by one window of Geobacter sp. DSM 9736:
- the rlmN gene encoding 23S rRNA (adenine(2503)-C(2))-methyltransferase RlmN encodes MQKKDLKNLTIEELETLFLGAGKERFRAKQIFKWMYQKGVEDFSLMSNISRGFQHELSETAYISTLHPEAVEVSQDGTRKYLFKLDDGERVESVLIPDEGRNTLCISSQVGCAMGCAFCLTGTFRLTRNLTTAEIVNQVCAVRREADIRNIVLMGMGEPLANLHNVIRALKIIIDPDGLQFSNRRVTVSTSGLVPEMEQLGKAVTVNLAVSLNATTDEMRDRLMPINRRYPLSELMAACRRFPLPSRRMITFEYVLIRDMNDSLEDAKRLVRLISSVPAKVNLIAFNEHEGCSFKAPTQEAIDRMHRFLLDKHITVITRSSRGADISAACGQLKGKLDKKQVEAKEEVENEPHF; translated from the coding sequence ATGCAAAAAAAAGATCTAAAAAATCTGACAATCGAAGAACTCGAGACGCTGTTCCTCGGAGCAGGGAAGGAGCGCTTCCGCGCGAAGCAGATATTCAAGTGGATGTATCAGAAGGGGGTGGAAGATTTCTCCCTGATGAGCAACATCTCGCGTGGCTTTCAGCACGAGCTTTCCGAAACTGCATATATAAGCACCCTTCATCCCGAAGCGGTTGAGGTTTCGCAGGATGGTACACGTAAATACCTCTTCAAACTTGACGATGGGGAGCGGGTCGAATCGGTGCTTATACCCGACGAAGGGCGAAACACGCTCTGCATTTCAAGCCAGGTAGGTTGTGCCATGGGCTGCGCTTTCTGTCTCACGGGCACCTTCAGGCTTACCCGGAATCTCACTACTGCTGAAATCGTCAACCAGGTATGTGCAGTCAGGAGAGAGGCAGACATCAGGAACATAGTCCTGATGGGAATGGGCGAGCCGCTGGCCAACCTTCACAATGTGATACGCGCCCTCAAAATCATCATTGATCCGGATGGACTTCAGTTCTCAAACCGCCGTGTTACCGTTTCCACGTCGGGGCTTGTTCCTGAAATGGAGCAACTGGGGAAGGCTGTCACCGTCAACCTTGCCGTTTCCCTCAATGCAACTACGGATGAAATGCGTGACAGGCTCATGCCGATCAACAGGCGCTACCCTCTATCTGAGCTGATGGCTGCATGCCGCCGGTTTCCGCTTCCGTCGCGGCGGATGATTACATTCGAGTACGTCCTGATCCGGGACATGAACGACTCGCTGGAGGATGCCAAGCGGCTCGTTCGGCTTATCAGCTCTGTGCCTGCGAAGGTGAATCTGATCGCATTCAACGAGCATGAAGGGTGCAGTTTCAAAGCCCCTACGCAGGAAGCGATCGACCGGATGCACCGGTTTTTGCTGGACAAGCACATCACCGTCATCACCCGTTCGAGCCGCGGAGCAGACATTTCCGCCGCATGCGGCCAACTGAAGGGGAAGCTGGACAAGAAGCAGGTAGAGGCAAAGGAAGAG
- the amrA gene encoding AmmeMemoRadiSam system protein A — protein MERKLSDNEKSVLLEVARNSIIQFITDGTLPLLPPPSGSLGSHRGCFVTIKQGGSLRGCIGSFTSEDPLCKLVQEMAISAATRDPRFYPMKKGDLNDFRLEISVLSPMHKISSIDEIIAGTHGLYIEKNYQRGVLLPQVAVEQRWDRDTFLAQTCLKAGLPPDAWQEGASIHIFSAEVF, from the coding sequence GTGGAACGGAAATTATCGGATAATGAAAAATCGGTACTGCTTGAGGTAGCTCGAAACAGCATAATCCAATTCATCACTGACGGCACCCTGCCACTGCTGCCTCCCCCATCAGGCAGTCTCGGCTCCCACAGAGGGTGCTTCGTTACCATAAAACAGGGGGGCTCGCTTCGTGGCTGCATCGGCAGCTTTACTTCGGAAGACCCGTTGTGCAAGCTGGTGCAGGAAATGGCGATCTCAGCCGCCACAAGGGATCCGAGGTTTTACCCCATGAAAAAGGGGGACCTCAACGATTTCCGCCTGGAAATATCAGTACTGTCCCCCATGCACAAGATCTCCTCCATCGATGAGATCATTGCCGGCACTCACGGCCTCTATATCGAAAAAAATTATCAGCGGGGCGTTCTGCTCCCTCAGGTAGCAGTTGAGCAGCGCTGGGACCGCGACACCTTCCTAGCCCAAACATGCCTCAAAGCCGGACTTCCTCCCGATGCCTGGCAGGAAGGTGCGAGCATTCACATCTTCAGCGCCGAAGTATTCTGA
- a CDS encoding aldehyde dehydrogenase family protein, whose protein sequence is MAKRYKVLVGGEWIGDDGRGIDVINPFDDSVVGVVPETTMDGVDEAIEAARAGFIAVSQLPGYRRAEILNRTAELILRDQEEIAEIIAREAGKSWKFAITEAKRSAETFSFAAVEAKAAHGEIVPMDASPVSAGRFGFYIRTPIGVIGAISPFNFPLNLVAHKVAPAIAAGNSIVLKPATKTPLSSIKLAELLTEAGLPPGGINLVIGSGKTVGNKLVEDERLAMLTFTGSPPVGRDIKSRSGLKRVTLELGSNSPTIIAEDGDVDHAVGRCVVGSFANSGQVCISVQRIFVHTARYDEFIGKFIEATNKLKVGNPLDPDSDIGPMISRYELERAVSWLEEAKNAGATIAAGGGVVGNCLQPTILTGVTRDMKVMCSEVFAPIVSVVRCDSYEEALDMADDSVYGLQAGVYTSDINKAFHAIKKLDVGGVIINDVPTFRVDHMPYGGNKESGLGREGVRYAMEEMTNIKMVCINL, encoded by the coding sequence ATGGCGAAGCGGTATAAAGTCCTCGTGGGAGGGGAATGGATCGGGGACGACGGAAGGGGAATAGACGTTATTAATCCATTTGACGATTCCGTTGTCGGTGTAGTTCCTGAAACGACCATGGATGGGGTTGATGAGGCTATTGAGGCGGCCCGGGCCGGATTTATAGCCGTATCTCAGCTTCCTGGATACAGGCGGGCGGAGATTCTCAACCGGACCGCGGAACTGATCCTGCGCGACCAGGAAGAAATTGCGGAGATCATTGCACGTGAAGCCGGGAAATCATGGAAGTTCGCCATAACCGAAGCCAAACGCAGTGCGGAGACTTTCAGTTTCGCCGCAGTGGAGGCAAAGGCTGCTCATGGGGAAATTGTGCCGATGGATGCATCTCCCGTTTCGGCCGGCCGGTTCGGGTTTTACATACGCACGCCCATCGGGGTTATCGGCGCAATCAGCCCCTTTAATTTCCCGCTTAATCTGGTAGCTCACAAGGTCGCCCCAGCCATTGCGGCAGGAAACTCAATAGTCCTCAAGCCGGCCACCAAGACACCCCTTTCCTCCATCAAGCTCGCGGAATTGCTGACGGAGGCAGGTCTTCCACCCGGCGGCATCAACCTCGTGATCGGCAGCGGAAAGACCGTGGGGAACAAGCTTGTGGAGGACGAAAGGCTTGCGATGCTTACCTTCACCGGCAGTCCCCCGGTGGGCAGGGACATCAAATCCCGTAGCGGGTTGAAAAGGGTGACGCTTGAGCTCGGGTCGAATTCCCCCACTATTATTGCCGAAGACGGGGACGTCGATCATGCGGTGGGGAGATGTGTCGTCGGTAGCTTTGCCAACTCCGGGCAGGTGTGCATTTCGGTTCAGCGAATATTCGTACATACAGCCAGATACGACGAGTTCATCGGTAAATTCATCGAGGCCACCAACAAACTGAAGGTTGGAAACCCCCTTGATCCTGATAGCGATATAGGACCGATGATTTCCCGTTATGAGCTGGAGCGGGCGGTGTCGTGGCTTGAAGAGGCGAAAAATGCCGGAGCGACGATTGCGGCGGGCGGAGGTGTAGTAGGGAACTGTCTGCAACCGACAATTCTCACCGGCGTCACTAGGGATATGAAGGTTATGTGCTCGGAGGTCTTTGCGCCGATCGTCTCTGTCGTGCGGTGCGACTCTTATGAGGAGGCCCTCGACATGGCTGACGATTCGGTATACGGTCTACAGGCGGGGGTGTATACCAGCGACATCAACAAGGCCTTCCATGCGATAAAGAAGCTGGATGTAGGCGGGGTCATCATTAACGATGTGCCGACCTTTCGAGTGGATCACATGCCGTACGGAGGCAACAAGGAGAGTGGGCTCGGTAGGGAGGGTGTGCGTTATGCAATGGAGGAAATGACTAATATTAAAATGGTCTGCATCAATCTCTAG
- a CDS encoding Xaa-Pro peptidase family protein: MRFTPSSELQARCAELRRYMAAEGLDGVIIVQNADLFYFTGTIQSGNLYVPVQGEPLYMVRKDVMRARMESGLKEIVPFSSMKEMPRILAQYGYPVPKRFGMELDVLPVNFFHKYQSVFPGAEILDATPLIRKVRMIKSHYEIHILMDAANQVDKVYRRAGEVIREGMTDLELAAELEMTARKEGHQGLLRMRAFNAELFYAHIFSGADTAVPAYVDTPLGGLGLTPAFGQGAGLKKIERNEPIIVDFAGCFDGYMVDQTRIFAIGGISDRLRRAYDDMLKVQERMMDMAPERPTWGQIYEECRALAAGMGYADSFMGNKGAQVSFIGHGIGIEIDEYPFIARGFEDMTLEPGMVFAFEPKVVFPGEGAVGIENTFHFTDNGLKTLTFSNQDLVVLDR; the protein is encoded by the coding sequence GTGCGTTTTACACCTAGTAGCGAGTTGCAGGCGAGGTGCGCGGAACTGCGCCGGTATATGGCGGCTGAAGGCCTTGATGGCGTCATCATCGTCCAGAATGCGGATCTTTTCTATTTTACCGGAACTATCCAAAGTGGAAACCTGTACGTTCCGGTCCAGGGAGAGCCGCTATACATGGTTCGAAAGGACGTCATGCGGGCGCGGATGGAATCCGGATTGAAGGAGATTGTTCCATTCTCCTCAATGAAGGAGATGCCGCGAATTCTGGCGCAGTACGGATATCCTGTTCCTAAGCGGTTTGGAATGGAGCTGGATGTCCTTCCGGTGAACTTCTTCCATAAGTACCAGTCCGTCTTTCCTGGTGCTGAGATACTTGACGCTACGCCTTTGATCCGCAAAGTGCGGATGATAAAGAGTCATTACGAGATTCATATCCTTATGGATGCGGCAAACCAGGTGGATAAGGTGTATCGACGAGCCGGAGAGGTGATAAGGGAGGGAATGACGGATCTCGAACTTGCAGCGGAGTTGGAGATGACCGCACGCAAGGAAGGGCATCAGGGGCTGTTGCGGATGCGTGCGTTCAATGCCGAACTCTTCTACGCCCATATTTTCTCTGGGGCCGATACTGCTGTGCCGGCCTATGTAGATACTCCCTTGGGAGGCCTCGGGCTCACCCCGGCATTCGGGCAGGGTGCGGGATTAAAGAAGATCGAGCGGAACGAACCCATCATCGTCGATTTTGCCGGATGCTTCGACGGATACATGGTGGATCAGACCAGGATCTTCGCCATTGGAGGGATTTCGGACCGCCTTCGTCGAGCCTACGACGATATGCTCAAGGTACAGGAGCGGATGATGGACATGGCGCCGGAGCGGCCCACGTGGGGACAAATCTATGAAGAGTGTCGTGCGCTGGCTGCAGGCATGGGGTATGCCGATAGTTTTATGGGAAATAAAGGTGCCCAGGTATCTTTCATCGGGCATGGTATAGGCATTGAAATAGATGAATATCCCTTCATAGCACGGGGTTTCGAAGATATGACGCTGGAGCCGGGGATGGTTTTCGCTTTCGAGCCTAAGGTGGTATTCCCGGGTGAAGGGGCGGTGGGTATAGAGAATACATTTCATTTTACCGATAACGGTCTGAAAACCTTGACCTTCTCAAATCAGGATCTGGTAGTCCTTGATCGTTAA
- a CDS encoding IS1182 family transposase: MLREHGNKQTALEFVSIEELVPRDHLLRKIDKVIDFEFIRNRVRDLYCADNGRPAIDPVVLFKMLFIGYLYGIRSERQLVRDVQVNVAYRWFLRMGLSDKVPDASTISQNRRRRFLSSTIYQEIFDEIVLQAMRRKMVDGKVLYSDSTHLKANANKHKFKLQDVQKSTRDYLEKLDEDIAKDRESHGKKPFAAKQHKPEIKETKVSTTDPDSGYMVREGKPKGFFYLDHRTVDGRHSIITDTFVTPANVHDSIPYLDRLDRQTERFGFNVEAVGLDAGYFTAGICKGLEERDIYGAIAYRRPTHIKGYLRKIDFRYEAQTDSYRCPNGKTLQYRTTDRGGYRHYASDASDCVACPYLSRCTRSANSTKVVTRHIWQDSKDRINEHRLTTQGKQIYGRRKETVERSFADSKQLHGHRYARMRGLQRVFEQCLLCAAVQNMKKIALVADRKGFLRLLRHLWEVIRPQETSYGWLRTIKVEC, encoded by the coding sequence ATGTTACGAGAACACGGGAATAAGCAAACGGCGCTGGAATTTGTAAGCATCGAGGAACTGGTTCCGAGGGATCACCTTCTGCGCAAGATCGACAAAGTCATCGACTTTGAATTCATCCGAAACAGGGTAAGGGACCTGTACTGCGCAGACAATGGCCGACCGGCCATCGATCCCGTGGTTCTGTTCAAGATGCTCTTCATCGGGTATTTGTACGGCATCCGCAGCGAGCGTCAGCTGGTTCGTGATGTCCAGGTCAATGTTGCGTACCGCTGGTTTCTGCGGATGGGGCTTAGCGACAAGGTGCCGGATGCCTCAACCATCAGCCAGAACAGGCGGCGGCGGTTCTTGTCGAGCACCATCTATCAGGAGATCTTTGACGAGATCGTTTTGCAGGCGATGCGGCGCAAGATGGTCGATGGCAAGGTGCTCTACAGCGACTCGACCCACCTCAAGGCCAACGCCAACAAGCACAAGTTCAAGTTGCAGGACGTGCAGAAATCGACCAGAGACTACCTGGAGAAGCTAGATGAGGATATAGCGAAGGACCGGGAGTCACATGGGAAGAAGCCATTTGCCGCTAAGCAGCACAAGCCCGAGATCAAGGAAACAAAGGTAAGCACCACCGACCCCGACAGTGGGTACATGGTGCGCGAAGGCAAGCCCAAGGGGTTCTTCTATCTCGATCACCGCACCGTCGACGGCCGCCACAGCATCATCACCGACACCTTCGTCACCCCTGCCAACGTGCATGACAGCATACCCTATCTCGACAGGCTCGACCGCCAAACGGAGAGATTCGGTTTCAACGTAGAAGCAGTAGGACTTGATGCAGGGTACTTCACTGCGGGCATCTGCAAGGGGCTTGAAGAGCGCGACATCTATGGCGCCATCGCGTACCGACGTCCGACCCACATCAAAGGCTACTTGCGCAAGATCGACTTCAGATACGAGGCTCAAACCGACAGCTACCGCTGCCCCAATGGGAAAACCCTCCAATACAGAACAACCGATCGTGGCGGCTACCGCCACTATGCATCAGATGCTAGTGATTGCGTCGCCTGTCCATACCTCTCCCGGTGCACCAGAAGCGCCAACAGCACCAAAGTGGTAACTCGCCACATCTGGCAGGACAGCAAGGACCGAATCAACGAGCACAGGCTTACCACACAAGGCAAGCAGATATACGGCAGGCGCAAAGAGACAGTGGAGCGCAGCTTCGCGGACTCAAAGCAGCTGCACGGGCATCGGTACGCACGGATGCGAGGGTTGCAGCGTGTATTTGAGCAATGTCTTCTGTGTGCGGCGGTGCAGAACATGAAGAAGATCGCCCTAGTCGCGGATCGCAAGGGCTTTTTACGTCTGTTGAGGCACCTGTGGGAGGTAATTCGGCCTCAGGAAACGTCGTACGGTTGGCTGAGAACGATCAAAGTGGAGTGCTGA
- a CDS encoding citrate (Si)-synthase encodes MALKDTLKQKIEEFRPRTTKLVKEYGKVIIDTVTIDQAIGGARDIRSLVTDISYLDPQEGIRFRGKTIPETFEALPKAPNSDYPTVESFWYFLLTGDVPTQAQVDEVIKEWKTRQQVPQYVFDAIRALPRDSHPMVMLSVGILALQKDSKFCAFYNSGKFNKMTAWESVYEDASDLVARIPIIAAFIYNLKYRNDKQVDIDPSLDMGANFAHMIGQVEQYKDVARMYFILHSDHESGNVSAHTTHLVHSALSDPYYAYSAGLNGLAGPLHGLANQEVLDWTIKFQEKYCKGVEPTKELVTKALWDTLNAGQVVPGYGHAVLRKTDPRYMSQREFCLKTPGLKDDPLFKLVAMIFEVAPGVLTEHGKAKNPWPNVDAQSGVIQWYYGVKEWDFYTVLFGVGRALGCMANITWDRGLGYAIERPKSVTTPMLEKWAAEGGREIPGFGKLKSA; translated from the coding sequence ATGGCACTCAAGGACACTTTGAAGCAGAAAATTGAGGAATTCCGTCCCCGCACCACCAAACTCGTCAAGGAATACGGCAAGGTTATCATCGATACCGTAACCATTGACCAGGCGATCGGCGGTGCCCGTGATATCCGCAGTCTCGTTACCGACATATCCTATCTTGATCCTCAAGAGGGAATCCGGTTCCGTGGCAAGACCATTCCGGAAACCTTCGAAGCTCTTCCCAAGGCTCCCAATTCCGATTATCCGACCGTCGAGTCCTTCTGGTATTTCCTCCTCACCGGTGATGTCCCGACACAGGCGCAGGTAGACGAAGTCATCAAAGAGTGGAAGACCCGCCAGCAGGTACCCCAGTATGTCTTCGACGCAATCCGGGCGCTTCCGCGTGATAGCCACCCGATGGTTATGCTCTCCGTCGGTATACTCGCCTTGCAGAAGGATTCCAAGTTCTGCGCTTTCTACAACTCCGGCAAATTCAACAAGATGACCGCCTGGGAATCCGTCTACGAGGACGCCAGCGACCTCGTAGCCAGAATTCCGATCATCGCGGCCTTCATCTATAACCTGAAATACCGCAATGACAAGCAGGTCGACATCGATCCTAGCCTCGACATGGGGGCCAACTTCGCACATATGATCGGCCAGGTTGAGCAGTACAAGGATGTTGCGCGCATGTACTTCATCCTCCACTCCGACCATGAGTCGGGCAACGTTTCCGCCCATACGACTCATCTTGTTCACTCTGCGCTGTCCGATCCTTACTACGCATACTCCGCAGGCCTCAACGGCCTTGCCGGTCCGCTCCATGGCCTTGCCAACCAGGAAGTTCTCGACTGGACCATCAAGTTCCAGGAGAAATACTGCAAAGGCGTTGAGCCCACCAAGGAACTCGTTACCAAGGCACTTTGGGATACCCTCAATGCTGGCCAGGTCGTTCCGGGCTACGGCCACGCCGTTCTCCGCAAGACCGACCCGCGCTACATGTCGCAGCGTGAGTTCTGCCTCAAGACCCCGGGTCTCAAGGACGATCCGCTGTTCAAGCTCGTGGCCATGATCTTTGAGGTTGCCCCTGGCGTCCTCACCGAGCACGGCAAGGCGAAGAACCCCTGGCCGAACGTCGACGCTCAGTCCGGCGTCATCCAGTGGTACTATGGCGTCAAGGAGTGGGATTTCTACACCGTGCTCTTCGGTGTAGGCCGCGCTCTCGGCTGCATGGCCAACATCACCTGGGACCGCGGCCTCGGCTACGCTATCGAGCGTCCGAAGTCCGTGACTACCCCGATGCTGGAGAAGTGGGCTGCCGAGGGTGGCCGTGAAATTCCGGGGTTCGGTAAGCTCAAGTCCGCCTAA
- the ndk gene encoding nucleoside-diphosphate kinase: protein MERTFAIIKPDAVERKLTGKVLDKIEGAGFKVVGMKKIQLTKCEAEGFYYVHRERPFFGDLCTFMSRSPVVVLALEKDNAIAAWRELMGATNPANADAGTIRKEFGVSIEENTVHGSDSPESAAFEIPYFFSQLELC, encoded by the coding sequence ATGGAAAGAACATTCGCTATAATCAAGCCCGATGCAGTGGAAAGAAAACTTACCGGCAAGGTTCTTGACAAAATAGAGGGAGCCGGTTTCAAGGTTGTAGGTATGAAGAAAATACAACTGACTAAATGCGAGGCAGAAGGATTTTACTACGTTCACAGGGAGCGCCCCTTCTTTGGCGATCTCTGCACCTTCATGTCCCGCAGTCCCGTTGTGGTCCTGGCTCTGGAAAAGGATAACGCCATAGCCGCATGGCGCGAACTTATGGGTGCAACCAACCCGGCCAATGCAGATGCAGGGACAATTCGCAAGGAATTCGGTGTGAGCATCGAGGAAAACACGGTGCACGGTTCCGATTCTCCGGAATCGGCCGCTTTCGAAATTCCCTACTTCTTCAGTCAGCTGGAGCTATGCTGA